A window of the Apostichopus japonicus isolate 1M-3 chromosome 8, ASM3797524v1, whole genome shotgun sequence genome harbors these coding sequences:
- the LOC139971592 gene encoding sodium-dependent multivitamin transporter-like codes for MTTTENPLGWVDFIVMSVMLVAAAGMGIYHGVARGGQKTTKRFFLADRNVYGLAIAMTLLASFISPVTLLGIPAEIYTYGGQYLAFTLTQSLLFPTIALVFVPVFHGLDITTAYEYLQLRYGLPLRILGACLFILQTCFYMAIVTYTPALAIEAVTAFDLWKTILITGVVCTFYTTLGGMKAVIWTDVMMFFVIFITCILVIVMGTAEAGGVSHVWETNKEAGRLNLFEFPFDPTVRMTFLGAVFGTWLNSLPLWAVGQTAVQRFLAAKSVRHAKLSVWLNLPFSTALVAIACVEGLVLYAFYNEPSELFPTEAVYSREIGTAPSNVTYPTTHGNTPPSPPDLDKSDQILMYFVSEQFGHIPGYQGLFISCLFAGALSTVSSGLNAIVAVILVDIYKPLKKLIAERRHKQFVENDAHNTLIAKVLTFAFGAFTIVLSFTASKLGTLITIANSMFGALGGPLVATFLLGMFWKRANTWGVLIATLISFALGAWISAGSFLNREALILYQISFNWYATLTISTTVLLAVPLSELFRYLIPAEQSKKVDPKLLATFIRPKMTDNEVRTSNVFIDSKKKKKSLESTEQELEEHELNSCVSKEHQ; via the exons atgacaacaacaGAGAATCCACTAGGATGGGTGGATTTCATTGTTATGTCCGTCATGTTAGTTGCAGCAGCAGGAATGGGCATATACCACGGCGTTGCCCGAGGTGGCCAGAAAACGACTAAAAG ATTTTTCCTGGCCGACCGTAATGTGTATGGACTAGCCATCGCAATGACGTTGTTAGCTTCGTTCATCTCTCCGGTTACGTTGTTAGGGATTCCTGCAGAAATCTACACGTATGGAGGGCAGTATTTAGCATTCACCCTCACACAATCTCTTCTCTTTCCTACCATTGCTTTGGTGTTTGTTCCTGTATTTCATGGTCTTGATATCACTACAGCTTACGAG TACCTCCAGCTTCGATATGGTCTCCCCCTGAGGATTTTGGGAGCATGCTTATTCATACTCCAGACATGTTTCTACATGGCTATTGTTACTTATACTCCAGCTTTGGCAATCGAGGCTG TAACGGCATTTGACTTGTGGAAAACTATTCTAATAACTGGCGTTGTTTGTACATTTTATACAACTCTG GGAGGTATGAAGGCTGTGATCTGGACAGATGTGATGatgttttttgttatattcatcACCTGTATCCTGGTCATCGTCATGGGAACGGCGGAAGCCGGTGGTGTCAGCCACGTTTGGGAAACTAACAAGGAGGCAGGAAGGCTGAACTTATTTGA GTTTCCATTTGACCCCACCGTTAGAATGACCTTTCTTGGAGCCGTGTTTGGAACTTGGTTGAATTCTTTACCTCTCTGGGCTGTCGGCCAAACTGCCGTCCAGAGGTTCCTTGCTGCAAAGTCAGTGAGACATGCCAAATT GTCAGTATGGTTGAATCTTCCATTTTCTACTGCTCTGGTAGCCATTGCCTGTGTAGAGGGTCTGGTTCTGTATGCTTTCTATAATG AGCCATCTGAATTATTCCCAACTGAAGCAGTTTACTCTAGAGAGATAG GTACAGCTCCAAGCAATGTCACCTATCCAACAACACATGGAAATACACCACCGTCCCCTCCTGACCTCGACAAATCCGATCAG ATTCTGATGTATTTTGTGAGTGAACAGTTTGGTCATATCCCAGGCTACCAGGGTCTTTTCATCTCTTGTTTATTTGCTGGAGCCCTCAG CACTGTGTCTTCTGGATTGAACGCCATCGTAGCTGTTATACTTGTTGACATTTACAAACCATTAAAGAAATTGATCGCAGAGAGGAGACACAAGCAGTTTGTGGAAAACGATGCGCACAACACCCTCATAGCTAAAGTTCTTA CGTTTGCATTCGGAGCTTTTACAATTGTATTGTCTTTCACCGCTAGCAAATTGGGGACTTTAATTACCATAGCTAATTCTATGTTTGGTGCCCTAGGAGGCCCTCTAGTCGCAACCTTCCTATTGGGAATGTTCTGGAAGAGAGCTAACACATG GGGAGTGCTGATAGCAACGTTAATCAGTTTTGCTCTTGGTGCTTGGATTAGTGCTGGATCATTTCTTAACAGAGAAGCGTTAATCCTTTATCAG ATATCCTTTAACTGGTACGCGACACTGACTATCTCCACCACTGTGTTACTCGCGGTCCCACTCAGTGAGTTATTCAGATACCTAATACCAGCAGAGCAATCCAAGAAAGTGGACCCAAAGCTCTTGGCTACATTTATCAG GCCAAAGATGACCGACAACGAAGTCCGTACCTCAAATGTTTTTATCGactcaaagaagaagaaaaagagtcTGGAATCGACTGAACAGGAATTAGAAGAACATGAATTGAACAGTTGTGTTTCCAAAGAACACCAATGA